CAAAGATTTGTCCTCTCATGTTAAACTGCCTTATACAAAATGGTGGCTTGAACAGAGAGATCCTTATATATTAGAAAAACAACATTATGTTGTGTATTAGAAAAATAACAGTGACTTTATAGAATAGGAGTGGATATAGTGTCCAATATAAAATTAGAATTAAAAGGTACAAATAAAAGTATAGAAAAATCAAATTCCATTGAACAGATTAGATATGGATGCGCCCTAGGGGCTGTACACAGTGCTTTTGCAATTCCAAGAGTAATTCCAATTGCCCATTGTGGTCCGGGATGTGTAGACAAACAAACTTCTAACCTGGCTTTTTATAATGGATTTCAGGGAGGAGGATATGGAGGAGGTTCTGTTGTTCCAAGTTCCAATATTTATGAAAAGGAAGTTGTATTTGGTGGTGAAGACAGACTAAGAGAACTTATAGATGCAACCTTTAAAGTTCTGGATGCGGATTTATTTGTAGTTATGACAGGATGTATTCCAGATACTGTTGGAGATGATGTAGGAGCTGTAGTAGGTGAATTTCAGGATGAAGGTCGTCCTATAGTGTATGCAGAAACAGGTGGATTTAAAGGAAATAATTTCACAGGCCATGAATTGGTTACAGAAGCTATCATCGATCAATATGTAGGTGATTATGATGGGCCTTTAGAAAAAGGACTTGTAAATGTGTGGTCACTTCTTCCTTATCACAATACTTTTTGGAGGGGAGATCTTACAGAAATTAAAAGAATACTAGAAGGTATAGGTTTAAAGGTTAATATATTATTTGGACATGAAAGTGCAGGGGTCTCAGAATGGAAAAATATTAAAAAAGCACAATTTAATCTGGTATTATCTCCATGGCTGGGTCTTAAAACTGCAGAAAAATTGAAGAAAAAATATAAACAGCCTTATTTGCATATTCCTACAATTCCAATAGGAGCAAAAGAAACCAGTAGTTTTTTAAGAAAAGTAGTAGAATTTTCAGGAATTGATAAAGTCAAGGCAGAAAAATTTATTGAAGAAGAAGAAAAGAAATATTATGAGTACCTAGAGGACTTTTCTGATTTTTATGCAGAGTATTGGTGGGGATTACCAGCAAAATTTGCAGTTATAGGTGACAGTGCATATAATTTAGCTCTCACAAAGTTTTTAGTGAATCAACTGGGACTGATACCTGCCATACAAATTATTACAGAAGATCCACCAGAAAGATATAGAAGTGGTATTCGGGAGGAGTTTAAAAATATAGCAGAAGATGTTTCAGTAGATATAGAATTTGAAGAAGACA
This genomic interval from Clostridium kluyveri contains the following:
- a CDS encoding nitrogenase component 1, with protein sequence MSNIKLELKGTNKSIEKSNSIEQIRYGCALGAVHSAFAIPRVIPIAHCGPGCVDKQTSNLAFYNGFQGGGYGGGSVVPSSNIYEKEVVFGGEDRLRELIDATFKVLDADLFVVMTGCIPDTVGDDVGAVVGEFQDEGRPIVYAETGGFKGNNFTGHELVTEAIIDQYVGDYDGPLEKGLVNVWSLLPYHNTFWRGDLTEIKRILEGIGLKVNILFGHESAGVSEWKNIKKAQFNLVLSPWLGLKTAEKLKKKYKQPYLHIPTIPIGAKETSSFLRKVVEFSGIDKVKAEKFIEEEEKKYYEYLEDFSDFYAEYWWGLPAKFAVIGDSAYNLALTKFLVNQLGLIPAIQIITEDPPERYRSGIREEFKNIAEDVSVDIEFEEDSYTIHEKIRKTDFGHKPPIIFGTTWERDLTKELKGSIVEVGFPASYELVLSKSYVGYRGALTLLEKIYTTIVGASA